A single window of Pseudoduganella plicata DNA harbors:
- a CDS encoding translocation/assembly module TamB domain-containing protein, with protein MAGTDNQDPQDNPPAPVAKQRRWLRRTLIGAGVTVVVLGGAVWLLGRETTLQQIAARVAKASGGSVTLTGVTGSLYDHMHIGRLVYKGKSSTITADNIDIDWSPLQFFSAGIEISKLRVASVLSQSTGPSEPLTMPEKLAPPFRISVADAALTKLVLVDEKGARTEVSGVHAELYGDKTRWQLKNGAALTAFGKVAADATIGAQKPYALQGTGSLSEIHYAPGQAPARLTAAVSGNLALMTVAVKGTSANANGDGVATIAPFDKIPLRTADVRAYGVDPSRFESAWPKASLNMELKAKIGGGENVSGNLALTNTAEPGPIDQGLLPLRAVTARLGGTLTAATLDTLLIDLGAAGKFTGGGNVRRTGPEGGIETAEFQLHTDRIDLHAIHGSAKPTAIAGDIGARSTGEKQAFDINLAEKNLRLAAKATLDGSIVHITQARLQAGRGSLNLTGQASLKEDKPFKMAATVDHFDPAALGAFPEADLNAALNAAGKLVPEWNLGADFTIRPSRLFGQPLAGSGKLRADAQHLTDIAATLALGQNTAQLDGDFGLPAEQLRWKVDAKQLTAVRSDLAGAIAATGIATGGYAAPRTSFDAQARGLAMTGARVRAPDSLIRASGQFALAGKDKKPEITLAGSVAKINPAAFAADAPTGNLNADFSGTARLAADWRANVDLRLQPASTLQGAPLTGHAKVVADHVHVDNADVDLHLGPNTLQAKGAFGAPRDRLDWKLDAPQLSSLGPGFGGVLRGSGTAGGTMDKPQLSFGLEGNTLRFLTQHQIRALKATGTLGNVEALVADIDVAGYTGPGMTLDRARLQSSGTKAAHTFQLTAANPDFDAAMRIRGGFAADTWTGAIETLQNRGRFALNLQAPAPLRIAAPKGRGVMGLAAPEQIALTNAVIRLPDGSIRVENLEKHGTRWKSRGGAAGVPASYLAQMSREWRRNVKSDLTLGANWAVELVAPIATGAAPALDGSVQVFREKGDIVITGGDKPFALGLTQLQAGVNVAGNALRVGVALDGARAGQIKLDATAQLRNGRIPGDSPLNASGTINMPSIAWLAPLAGMEGLELDGALKGALSGNGTVGAPALNGDVTGSNLVVNWAEQGVRLRNGQLQAQVAGDRLTVQRLHFEGRTGRANAQGWARLANGEATMQLRLTADKLEALSRPDRTLVLSGESTLVRDARRFQLNGKFRADRGDIELPSESTPTISDDVVILGRTRPTIKEAAESMPLNVDLEADLGDDFRLRGKGLDAYLAGAVHVRVADRRAPRINGSIRVASGTYAAYGQKLAIDRGVINFTGAYDNPGLNILAVRKRPEGTETSETNVEAGVEVRGTALAPQARLVSTPSVPDSEKLSWLVLGHGTQDMAGSEMALLSTAAGALFGGKGGGSLANKVGLDELGVGQATGSNGNAKGLENTVVTVGKKLSSRAYLSFEQGAGTATSLVKLRYKLNERITLQFQTGTNNALDVLYSWAFD; from the coding sequence ATGGCCGGCACCGATAACCAAGACCCGCAAGACAACCCCCCAGCACCGGTTGCCAAACAGCGCCGCTGGCTGCGCCGCACGCTGATCGGCGCCGGCGTGACCGTCGTCGTGCTGGGCGGCGCCGTCTGGCTGCTGGGCCGCGAGACGACGCTGCAGCAGATCGCCGCGCGCGTGGCGAAAGCCAGCGGCGGCTCCGTCACGCTGACCGGCGTGACCGGTTCGCTGTACGACCACATGCACATCGGCCGCCTCGTCTACAAGGGCAAGAGCAGCACGATCACGGCCGACAATATCGATATCGACTGGTCACCGCTGCAGTTCTTCTCCGCCGGGATCGAAATCAGCAAGCTGCGCGTGGCGAGCGTGCTCTCGCAGAGCACCGGACCATCCGAGCCGCTGACGATGCCGGAAAAGCTGGCGCCGCCGTTCCGCATCAGCGTGGCCGATGCGGCGCTGACGAAGCTTGTCCTGGTCGACGAAAAAGGCGCCCGCACCGAAGTGAGCGGCGTGCACGCGGAGCTGTATGGCGACAAGACACGCTGGCAGCTCAAAAACGGCGCCGCGCTGACGGCGTTCGGCAAGGTGGCGGCCGACGCCACCATCGGCGCACAGAAACCCTACGCGCTGCAGGGCACGGGCAGCCTGAGCGAAATCCATTACGCACCCGGGCAGGCCCCGGCCCGGCTGACGGCTGCCGTCTCGGGCAACCTGGCGCTGATGACGGTGGCCGTCAAGGGCACCTCGGCCAACGCCAACGGCGACGGTGTCGCCACCATCGCGCCATTCGACAAGATCCCGCTGCGCACGGCGGACGTGCGCGCGTATGGCGTCGATCCGTCGCGCTTCGAATCCGCGTGGCCGAAGGCCTCGCTGAACATGGAACTGAAAGCGAAGATCGGTGGCGGTGAAAACGTCAGCGGCAACCTGGCGTTGACGAATACAGCCGAACCCGGGCCGATCGACCAGGGGCTGCTGCCGCTGCGGGCCGTGACCGCGCGCCTGGGCGGCACCCTGACGGCGGCCACGCTCGACACGCTGCTGATCGACCTGGGTGCAGCCGGCAAGTTCACGGGCGGCGGCAACGTGCGCCGTACCGGCCCCGAAGGCGGCATCGAGACGGCCGAATTCCAGCTTCACACGGACCGCATCGACCTGCATGCGATCCACGGCAGTGCCAAGCCGACGGCGATCGCCGGCGATATCGGCGCGCGCAGCACCGGGGAAAAGCAGGCGTTCGACATCAACCTGGCGGAGAAGAACCTGCGCCTGGCCGCCAAGGCGACGCTGGACGGGTCCATCGTCCACATCACGCAGGCGCGCCTGCAGGCCGGGCGCGGCAGCTTGAACCTGACGGGCCAGGCCAGCCTGAAGGAGGACAAGCCGTTCAAGATGGCGGCCACGGTCGACCATTTCGACCCGGCGGCACTGGGCGCGTTTCCCGAAGCCGACCTGAATGCGGCGCTCAACGCGGCCGGCAAGCTGGTACCGGAATGGAACCTGGGAGCGGACTTCACGATCCGGCCCAGCCGCCTGTTCGGCCAGCCGCTGGCCGGCAGCGGCAAGCTGCGCGCCGATGCGCAGCACCTGACCGACATTGCCGCCACCCTGGCGCTGGGCCAGAACACGGCGCAACTGGATGGCGACTTCGGCCTGCCCGCCGAACAGCTGCGCTGGAAGGTCGATGCGAAGCAACTGACGGCGGTGCGCAGCGACCTGGCGGGTGCCATCGCGGCCACAGGTATCGCCACCGGCGGCTATGCGGCGCCACGCACGTCGTTCGACGCGCAAGCCCGGGGCCTGGCGATGACGGGTGCCAGGGTACGCGCGCCCGACAGTTTGATACGGGCATCGGGCCAGTTCGCGCTGGCCGGCAAGGACAAGAAGCCGGAAATCACGCTGGCAGGCAGCGTCGCGAAAATCAATCCGGCCGCTTTCGCCGCCGACGCGCCGACGGGCAACCTGAATGCCGACTTCTCCGGCACGGCCAGATTGGCCGCCGACTGGCGCGCCAACGTGGATCTCAGATTGCAGCCGGCGTCCACGCTGCAGGGCGCTCCGCTGACCGGCCACGCGAAGGTGGTGGCCGATCACGTCCACGTCGACAATGCCGACGTCGACTTGCATCTGGGCCCCAATACGTTGCAGGCAAAGGGGGCGTTCGGTGCGCCGCGCGACCGGCTGGACTGGAAGCTGGACGCACCGCAGCTGTCCAGCCTTGGCCCCGGCTTCGGCGGCGTGCTGCGCGGCTCCGGCACGGCGGGCGGCACGATGGACAAGCCGCAGCTGTCGTTCGGCCTGGAAGGCAATACGCTGCGCTTCCTGACGCAGCATCAGATCCGTGCACTGAAGGCCACGGGCACGCTGGGCAATGTCGAGGCGCTGGTGGCCGATATCGACGTGGCCGGCTACACCGGACCGGGCATGACGCTCGATCGCGCCCGCCTGCAAAGCAGCGGCACGAAGGCGGCGCATACGTTCCAGCTGACGGCGGCCAATCCCGACTTCGACGCGGCGATGCGCATCCGCGGCGGCTTCGCGGCCGACACGTGGACGGGTGCCATCGAGACACTGCAGAACCGCGGCCGCTTCGCCCTGAACCTGCAGGCACCGGCACCGCTGCGCATCGCTGCGCCGAAAGGTCGCGGCGTGATGGGACTGGCGGCACCGGAGCAGATCGCGCTGACGAATGCCGTGATCCGCCTGCCGGACGGCAGCATCCGCGTCGAGAATCTGGAGAAGCATGGCACGCGCTGGAAGAGCCGCGGCGGGGCTGCCGGCGTGCCCGCCTCGTACCTGGCGCAGATGTCCCGGGAATGGCGGCGCAACGTCAAGTCCGACCTGACGCTCGGCGCCAATTGGGCAGTCGAGCTGGTGGCACCTATCGCCACCGGCGCCGCCCCGGCGCTGGACGGCTCGGTCCAGGTCTTCCGGGAAAAGGGCGACATCGTGATCACCGGCGGCGACAAGCCGTTCGCGCTGGGCCTGACGCAATTGCAGGCCGGCGTGAACGTCGCGGGCAATGCACTGCGCGTGGGCGTGGCGCTGGACGGCGCCCGTGCCGGCCAGATCAAGCTCGATGCGACGGCGCAGCTGCGCAATGGCCGCATTCCGGGCGACAGCCCATTGAACGCGAGCGGCACGATCAATATGCCGTCGATCGCCTGGCTGGCGCCGCTGGCCGGCATGGAGGGCCTGGAGCTTGACGGCGCGTTGAAGGGCGCATTGTCCGGCAACGGCACCGTCGGCGCCCCTGCCCTGAACGGCGACGTGACGGGGTCGAACCTGGTGGTCAACTGGGCCGAGCAAGGTGTCCGCCTGCGCAACGGCCAGTTGCAGGCGCAGGTCGCAGGCGACCGCCTGACCGTGCAGCGCCTGCACTTCGAAGGTCGCACGGGCCGTGCCAATGCGCAAGGCTGGGCGCGACTGGCCAATGGCGAGGCGACGATGCAGCTCAGGCTCACGGCCGACAAACTGGAAGCCCTGTCGCGCCCGGACCGCACGCTGGTGCTGTCCGGCGAGAGCACGCTGGTACGCGATGCCAGACGCTTCCAGCTGAACGGCAAATTCCGCGCCGACCGGGGCGATATCGAACTGCCGTCGGAAAGCACGCCGACGATCAGCGACGACGTCGTCATCCTCGGCCGCACCAGGCCGACGATCAAGGAGGCGGCGGAGTCGATGCCGCTGAACGTGGACCTGGAGGCGGACCTGGGCGACGACTTCCGCCTGCGCGGCAAGGGCCTGGACGCGTATCTTGCCGGCGCCGTGCACGTGCGCGTGGCGGACCGCCGGGCGCCGCGCATCAACGGCAGCATCCGCGTGGCCAGCGGCACCTATGCCGCCTACGGCCAGAAGCTGGCGATCGATCGCGGTGTCATCAACTTTACGGGCGCGTACGACAATCCCGGCCTGAACATCCTGGCCGTGCGCAAGCGGCCGGAAGGCACGGAGACGTCGGAGACGAACGTGGAGGCGGGTGTCGAAGTGCGCGGCACGGCGCTGGCGCCGCAGGCCCGGCTGGTATCGACGCCGAGTGTGCCGGACAGCGAGAAGCTGTCGTGGCTCGTGCTGGGCCACGGCACGCAGGACATGGCCGGCAGCGAGATGGCGTTGCTCAGCACCGCGGCCGGCGCACTGTTCGGCGGCAAGGGCGGCGGCAGCCTGGCCAACAAGGTGGGGCTGGACGAGCTGGGCGTGGGCCAGGCAACGGGCAGCAACGGCAATGCGAAGGGACTGGAAAATACCGTCGTCACGGTCGGCAAGAAGCTGTCGTCGCGCGCCTACCTGAGCTTCGAGCAGGGCGCCGGCACGGCCACCTCGCTCGTCAAGCTGCGTTACAAGCTGAACGAGCGCATCACGCTGCAGTTCCAGACGGGGACGAACAACGCGCTGGACGTGCTGTATTCCTGGGCGTTCGATTGA
- a CDS encoding autotransporter assembly complex protein TamA, translating to MAVLAADGLQYNVRINAPGDLDDLLEENLDLLRYRGNPRTDREQLRRLVRTTPRQARELLATEGYYSPEVAVRLDDNGGTPNVIVDVTPGEAVLVGGVEIVLNGFESSGESPFDKDALRASWPLAEGEVFRQEDWERAKRAIVRAVVQTRYPRAQLTESVATVDPDTRRALLRVALDSGPEMRFGELKIEGLKRYPESIVRNLNGIKPGDVYDEAALQAYQAKLQDTGYFSGVEVSADLNALLAQQRDAAEDKQTGTAPPATIAPLPLLVRVVENKAKNVSVGVGISTNTGGRTSVSYDDLAIWGLRMKSAITLEQKKQNAHADFYFPTTQDGYNDSFGAALNRDDIEGETIRSASVYGKRAWGTPTLERSISIEYLNESRSIAGAEPTHAMSLPLTYAVTWRKLDNLIFPTRGYVLNATAGGAVLPLLTDQKFLRATARGITYRPLNAKNLFIFRGELGVLGSSSKSGVPATYLFRAGGDNSVRGYAYQELGVREGEATVGGRYLMTAGAEYQYWFKPTWGAAVFYDTGNAADSLSDIHPKSGYGVGARYKSPVGPINVDVAYGHAVRKARLHFSLGFTF from the coding sequence ATGGCCGTGCTGGCTGCCGACGGCTTGCAGTACAACGTGCGCATCAACGCACCCGGCGATCTGGACGATCTGCTGGAGGAAAACCTCGACCTGCTGCGCTACCGCGGCAATCCCCGCACCGACCGCGAGCAGCTGCGCCGGCTCGTGCGCACCACCCCCAGGCAGGCCAGGGAGCTGCTGGCAACGGAGGGCTATTACAGCCCTGAAGTCGCCGTGCGGCTGGACGACAACGGCGGCACGCCGAACGTCATCGTCGACGTTACGCCAGGCGAGGCCGTGCTGGTGGGGGGCGTCGAGATTGTGCTGAACGGCTTCGAGTCCTCCGGCGAGTCGCCGTTCGACAAGGACGCGCTGCGTGCCAGCTGGCCGCTGGCGGAAGGCGAAGTGTTCCGCCAGGAGGACTGGGAACGGGCCAAGCGGGCCATCGTGCGCGCCGTCGTGCAGACGCGGTATCCGCGCGCGCAGCTGACGGAAAGCGTTGCCACCGTCGATCCCGATACGCGCCGTGCCCTGCTGCGGGTGGCGCTGGACAGCGGTCCCGAGATGCGCTTCGGCGAACTGAAGATCGAAGGCCTGAAACGCTATCCGGAATCGATCGTCCGCAACCTCAACGGGATCAAGCCGGGCGACGTCTATGACGAAGCGGCCCTGCAGGCATACCAGGCCAAGCTGCAGGACACGGGCTATTTTTCCGGCGTCGAAGTCAGCGCCGACCTGAACGCGCTGCTCGCGCAGCAGCGCGACGCGGCCGAGGACAAGCAGACCGGCACCGCGCCGCCCGCCACCATCGCGCCGCTGCCCCTGCTGGTGCGCGTGGTCGAGAACAAGGCCAAGAACGTCAGCGTCGGCGTCGGTATCTCCACCAATACGGGCGGGCGCACGTCGGTTTCGTATGACGACCTGGCGATCTGGGGCCTGCGCATGAAGAGCGCCATCACGCTCGAGCAGAAGAAGCAGAACGCCCATGCGGACTTCTACTTCCCGACCACGCAGGACGGCTACAACGACAGCTTCGGCGCGGCCCTGAACCGCGACGACATCGAAGGCGAAACCATCCGCAGCGCTTCCGTCTACGGCAAGCGCGCATGGGGCACGCCGACGCTGGAACGCAGCATCTCGATCGAATACCTGAACGAATCGCGTTCCATTGCCGGCGCCGAGCCGACGCACGCAATGAGCCTGCCGCTGACCTACGCCGTCACGTGGCGCAAGCTGGACAACCTGATCTTCCCCACCAGAGGCTATGTGCTGAACGCCACCGCCGGCGGCGCCGTGCTGCCCCTGCTGACGGACCAGAAGTTCCTGCGCGCCACCGCCCGCGGCATCACGTACCGCCCCCTCAATGCGAAGAACCTGTTCATCTTCCGCGGCGAACTGGGCGTGCTGGGTTCGAGCAGCAAGTCGGGCGTGCCGGCCACTTACCTGTTCCGCGCCGGCGGCGACAATTCCGTGCGCGGCTACGCCTACCAGGAACTGGGCGTGCGCGAAGGCGAAGCCACTGTGGGCGGCCGCTACCTGATGACGGCCGGCGCCGAGTACCAGTACTGGTTCAAGCCCACCTGGGGCGCGGCCGTGTTCTACGACACGGGCAACGCGGCCGACTCGCTGTCGGACATCCACCCGAAATCGGGCTATGGCGTCGGCGCGCGCTACAAAAGCCCCGTGGGCCCCATCAACGTCGACGTGGCATATGGCCACGCCGTGCGCAAGGCCCGCCTGCACTTCTCACTGGGATTCACTTTCTGA
- the queC gene encoding 7-cyano-7-deazaguanine synthase QueC → MKSDAALVLFSGGQDSTTCLAWALDRYQRVETIGFDYGQRHAIELTMRPQLLAKLRAQRPDWAAKLGEDHMIDLSLIKQLSHTAMTEDIEITMQANGLPNTFVPGRNLMFMTVAATLAYRRGLNVLVGGMCETDFSGYPDCRDDTMKALQVALNLGMDTRVKLETPLMWLDKSQTWELAEGLGGTALVDLIRADTHTCYKGERGALHDWGYGCGECPACALRARGYKEYAARAGQA, encoded by the coding sequence ATGAAAAGCGATGCGGCCCTTGTACTGTTCAGCGGCGGACAGGATTCCACCACGTGCCTGGCCTGGGCACTGGACCGGTACCAACGGGTCGAAACGATCGGCTTCGATTACGGCCAGCGACACGCCATCGAGCTGACGATGCGCCCGCAACTGCTGGCGAAGCTGCGCGCGCAGCGCCCGGACTGGGCTGCGAAGCTGGGCGAGGATCACATGATCGACTTGTCCCTCATCAAGCAGCTCTCGCACACGGCAATGACGGAGGATATCGAGATCACGATGCAGGCCAACGGGCTGCCCAACACGTTCGTCCCGGGCCGTAACCTGATGTTCATGACGGTGGCGGCCACGCTGGCGTACCGGCGCGGCTTGAACGTGCTGGTCGGCGGCATGTGCGAAACGGATTTCTCCGGCTATCCGGACTGCCGCGACGATACGATGAAGGCCCTGCAGGTGGCCCTGAACCTGGGCATGGATACGCGGGTCAAACTCGAGACGCCGCTGATGTGGCTCGACAAATCGCAAACGTGGGAACTGGCCGAGGGCCTGGGCGGCACGGCGCTGGTGGACCTGATCCGCGCCGACACGCACACCTGCTACAAGGGCGAACGCGGTGCGCTGCACGACTGGGGCTATGGTTGCGGCGAGTGTCCCGCCTGTGCCTTGCGGGCGCGCGGATACAAGGAGTATGCCGCGCGGGCAGGCCAGGCCTGA